In Pseudomonadota bacterium, the genomic window ATCGTGCGCTCATCGCTCGACGAGCGCCTGCTCAAGCTCGAAGGCATCGCCGCCACCCGTGACCTCAGCCGGTCGCCCAACGCCAAGGTGGTCGTCATCGGCAGCGGCCCCGGAGGCCTGCCCATCATCCTCGGCAACGACACGACGCCGACCAAGACCGCCTCGAACGCCGGCACCTCCCCGATGAGCTTCTCCAACCTCGACGCCTACATCAAGAAGTTCGAGCAGAAGATCCTCGGTCTCGTGGAGAGCGCCCCGCTCGATGTCACCTCGGTGAATGCCCCCATCCGCTCTGGCAGTCTCTCCGTACCGATATCAGAGCCCCCGGTGGCCAGACCGCAGCCTTCCCCCACCGTCTTCACTCCCCCGAGCGTGCAGACGAACAAGCCCGATGCGACTGCCCCTGCGCCATGAGGGTCGAGGCAGTGCTGCGGAGACGCGCGCCCGAGCTTGTCATCGCAGCCCTTCTGGGGCTCCTGGGACTGACCGCGTTCCTCTCCAGGTACTGGAACATGAGTTCGTACGCGTCGGCCTCGCAACGCGCAGACCGGTTGCACACATCCACCGGTGAGATTCATCTGGGGTGCGAGTGGTTCAACCGAGGGTATCCCCAATACTTTCGCTCTGGCCTGCGCCTCGCGGTACAAGAGATCAACGAAGGCCTGGCGGGGAACCAGACGAAGGGCGTTGCCCTTGCGAACGGCGAGGTTCGAAAGCTGCGCCTCACGATCAACGAGGCCCCCCCCTTCTCGCCGACTGCGAGCAGCGACCCGGTCGCCGAGCGCTTCGTGCGCGACCCCGCGCTGGCCGCCGTCATCGACAATCAGTCTGACGAGTGGATCGGCCGCACGAAAGCGGCCTACGAAGCGGCAGGCGTACTGAGCATCTCTACCTGCGCGTCGTTTCCGGGCCTCAACCGCTCGCTTCGCTTCTCGGTCGCGACCGTGGCGCACGATGATCAGCTGGCCAGTGAGATGGCCAGAACTGCCCCCCTGATGTACGCAAAGGTCACCGGCAGGTACGCCTCAGGCGCAGGGCTCCTGCTGAACATCAACGAGCAGAGCGCGAGCTGGACGTCGACCACCTTCCAGACTGCAAGTGCTGGAGAAGCGGCTCAAGGCGAGGTGCTCGCCCTGCTGCGCGACGTCGTGGCGCGGGGGATCATCGACCCGGATGTGCCCTTGCAACGCATCATCAACCAGACGCTCCTGCCCAGCGAGCACTGGTTCGATGTGCTTAACGCGCTGAAGAGAGCCCAGAAGCGCCACGGCTCTCAGGTCACCGCACGCGAGCTGCTGAAGGCCCACGAGAACGACCCGCCCCCCGTCCCGTTCCTCGCGGTGGAGGAGTACTTCTCCTACGAGACCAACCATTCCGCAGACATCTCGTCCATCCGCGCCGCCAACGTCGACTATCTGGTTCTCGCCGACAACACGACGAGCCGCGTGGTCGACATCATCCGCGAGCTGCGCCGCCAGAAGATGA contains:
- a CDS encoding ABC transporter substrate-binding protein, with amino-acid sequence MRVEAVLRRRAPELVIAALLGLLGLTAFLSRYWNMSSYASASQRADRLHTSTGEIHLGCEWFNRGYPQYFRSGLRLAVQEINEGLAGNQTKGVALANGEVRKLRLTINEAPPFSPTASSDPVAERFVRDPALAAVIDNQSDEWIGRTKAAYEAAGVLSISTCASFPGLNRSLRFSVATVAHDDQLASEMARTAPLMYAKVTGRYASGAGLLLNINEQSASWTSTTFQTASAGEAAQGEVLALLRDVVARGIIDPDVPLQRIINQTLLPSEHWFDVLNALKRAQKRHGSQVTARELLKAHENDPPPVPFLAVEEYFSYETNHSADISSIRAANVDYLVLADNTTSRVVDIIRELRRQKMMLPIFVSDNHQFERLAQELGPGSGDVLTLLDLDSRFDTERLRGFRDRYVEFLRAQGETVHEPGIMSLQGYEAVYLLKSVYEAIGEVDPLTASVALRGRRSPWPGKAISGYEFTASGDRENVRWHPLWLHDGKVQHLELNIEDE